One genomic window of Saccopteryx bilineata isolate mSacBil1 chromosome 4, mSacBil1_pri_phased_curated, whole genome shotgun sequence includes the following:
- the MBLAC1 gene encoding metallo-beta-lactamase domain-containing protein 1, translated as MSRLVRTEPLLGEPPLRVPGDPYSVVVLLQGYAEPEGVNGAVRADGSVTLVLPRAWGQASSHREHPPEGGEAKTALEEAARGPILVDTGGPWAREALLGALAGQGVAPTDVTLVVGTHGHSDHIGNLGLFPDAALLVSHDFCLAGGRYLPHGLGEERPLRLGPGLEVWATPGHGGQRDVSVVVAGTALGTVVVVGDVFERDGDEDSWQALSEDPVAQERSRKRVLGLADVVVPGHGAPFRVVREAWNPETKGSGNGGQGPVV; from the coding sequence ATGAGCCGTCTAGTGCGGACCGAGCCGCTGCTCGGGGAGCCCCCTCTGCGGGTACCTGGCGACCCCTACTCGGTGGTGGTTTTACTGCAGGGCTACGCGGAACCCGAGGGAGTTAATGGCGCCGTGCGGGCCGACGGCTCTGTGACCCTTGTCCTGCCCCGGGCCTGGGGCCAGGCCTCCAGTCATCGAGAGCACCCGCCCGAGGGCGGCGAGGCAAAGACCGCTCTGGAGGAGGCAGCCCGTGGCCCCATCCTTGTGGACACCGGCGGCCCCTGGGCTCGGGAGGCGCTCTTGGGAGCCTTGGCGGGGCAGGGTGTCGCCCCCACAGACGTGACTCTGGTGGTGGGGACTCACGGACACTCGGATCATATCGGGAACCTGGGACTGTTTCCAGATGCGGCTCTGTTGGTCTCGCATGACTTCTGCCTCGCTGGGGGCCGCTACCTCCCCCACGGACTGGGTGAGGAGCGGCCCCTGCGGTTGGGGCCGGGACTCGAGGTGTGGGCCACGCCGGGCCATGGGGGCCAGCGAGACGTGAGCGTGGTGGTGGCGGGCACGGCCCTAGGCACCGTAGTGGTGGTGGGTGATGTTTTTGAACGCGACGGGGACGAGGACTCGTGGCAGGCTCTGAGTGAAGACCCAGTGGCCCAGGAGCGGAGCCGGAAGAGGGTCCTAGGCCTTGCCGACGTGGTCGTGCCTGGTCACGGAGCCCCTTTCAGGGTGGTCAGGGAAGCCTGGAATCCAGAGACAAAGGGCTCAGGGAACGGCGGGCAGGGTCCCGTGGTTTGA
- the CNPY4 gene encoding protein canopy homolog 4 — MGPVRLGMLLFVLTVHVPAWAGTPKEDDDDTERLPSKCEVCKLLSLELQEKLSRTGRSQEVLELGQVLDTGKRKKHIPYSVSETRLEEALENLCEQILDYSVHAERKGSLRYAKGQSQTMSTLKGLVQKGVKVDLGIPLELWDEPSVEVTFLKKQCETMLEEFEDVVGDWYFHHQEQPLQHFLCEGHVLPAAETACLQEIWTGKEITDGQEKTEGDEEQDQEEKKKEEEITNTPGHPKHDPEDL; from the exons ATGGGACCTGTGCGGTTGGGAATGTTGCTTTTCGTTTTGACTGTGCATGTCCCAGCTTGGGCTGGGACGCCGAAGGAGGACGACGATGACACAGAACGCTTGCCCAGCAAATGCGAAG TGTGTAAGCTGCTAAGCCTGGAGCTACAGGAAAAGCTGAGTCGCACTGGTCGATCTCAAGAAGTGCTGGAGTTGGGGCAGGTGCTGGACACaggcaagaggaagaaacacATACCTTACAGCGTTTC AGAGACAAGGCTAGAAGAGGCCTTGGAGAATTTATGTGAGCAGATCCTGGATTACAGTGTTCATGCTGAGCGCAAAGGCTCACTGAGATATGCCAAG GGGCAGAGTCAGACCATGTCAACGCTGAAAGGCCTGGTGCAGAAGGGGGTTAAGGTGGATCTGGGGATCCCTCTGGAGCTGTGGGACGAGCCCAGCGTGGAAGTCACGTTCCTCAAGAAGCAG TGTGAGACAATGCTGGAGGAGTTTGAAGACGTTGTGGGAGACTGGTACTTCCACCATCAGGAGCAGCCCCTACAGCATTTTCTCTGTGAAGGACATGTGCTCCCAGCTGCTGAAACTG CATGTCTACAGGAAATTTGGACTGGAAAGGAGATCACAGATGGGCAAGAGAAGACAGAAGGGGATGAGGAACAAGatcaagaagagaagaaaaaggaagaagaaataactaACACACCAGGCCACCCCAAGCATGACCCAGAGGATCTTTGA